Genomic DNA from Bacillota bacterium:
ATCGCCTCAATCGACGCGGAGCAGATCGCGGGCTGGCTCCGCCACGCGTTTGATGCGACCTCGCTCTCGCCCGGGGACGTGCTCATCCTGACCATGAGGCGAAGGCACCTCGGCGTCTACGCAAGGGCGCTCGAGAAATACGGCATCCCGTTCGGGACAGCCGGTGGCAACGCATTCGCGGACTCAAAGGACGTCAGGGAGTTCCTCAAAGTGCTCAGGTGCATCGCCGAGCCCGATAACCCGGTCCTGCTCGTCGCCGCGCTACGTGGCGCCTACTTCGGCGTGAGCGACAGGCAGCTGTATGAATTCAGCGAAGCGGGCGGCGTCTTTTCGCTGCTCGTCGTGCAGGAGGGTTCCGGCGCTGCGCCTGATGCGGGGTCCGGCGCAGTGGTCGAGGAGTGCGTGCGGACGCTCTCCCTGTTGCACACGCTCTCGTGCCACGCGCCGCCGAGCGCGGTCATCGACACCGCCGCCTCGGAACTCGGCGTAATCGCGCTGGCGGCCTCTGGCGAGATGGGGTCGAGCCGCGCAGGCAACGTGCTCAAGTTCATCGAGATGGCGAGGAGCGCCGAATCCAGGGGATATGCGACGTTCAGAGAGGTCGTCGCGTTCCTCGATCTGGCGGTGACTGAGGGCGAGGTTGACGAGATGTCCGCCTTCCCGGTCAGGCGCAACGCCGTCCGCCTGATGAACCTGCACAAGGCCAAGGGCCTCGAAGCCCCCGTCGTCTTCCTGGCCGACCCCGCCGGCGAGAGAGACCACGAACCGACCGAACACGTGGCGCGCGGCGAAGGCGGCCGCACCGCACACTTCACGATTTTCCGCGAATCCGGCCGCGGTCGCGAGGTGCTCGCAGTCCCGCCCGGCTGGGACGAACTTCGGGCCAGGGAAGAGCTGTTCCAGGAGGCCGAGAGGCGCCGCCTCCTCTACGTTGCGGGGACCCGCGCGCGGGACCTGCTGGTGATCAGCGAGTACGCGGGAAAGCCGGAGGCGAGTCCGTGGAATGCGCTGCTTGAGGGCCAGGACATCGAGGAATTGGCGCCGGCCGTCCCTCCTGCCGTCGTAGCCCCGGCGAAAGCCTGGGTGCCGCTCACGGCGCCTGAGTCCAGCGGCGACCCCGCGATGGCCTCCCGGCTCCGGAGAGAGGCGTTGCACAGGGTCACGATCCCCACCTACTCCGTGATCGCCGTCACAACCTGGGTGGACCGGGCCCGCCGCGACCTGCCGCCGGGGGAGCGTGCGCCGGAGCAGGCGACGCGGACCGCGCCGGCGAGCGTGGCCGGCCCCCAGGGCCCTCTCGGAGTGGGGGCGGCCGCCGGCAGGACGGCGCACCGCGTGCTCAGGGCGATCGGAGAAAATGAAGCGCTCGAGGCCGATATGCCGGCCGTGGTGCGCTCGATGGCGGAGGATGGCGGCGACGAACCCGGCGCGGTCGAAGGCCTCATCAACCTGGTTGTGCCCGTCGTACGCTCGCCGCTGTGGTCCCGCATGCGGAACGCGGAGATGAGGCTGTTCGAAGTGCCCTTCGCGACCCGGGTGGATGCCGGGTCACCGCTGACGGTGGTCACCGGCGTGATCGACCTTGTGTTCAAGGAGGCGGATGGCTGGGTGCTCGTTGACTATAAGACGGACACCGGCGCGGACGACCGCGAGCTGTTCCAGCGCTATGCCGCGCAGGTGCTGGCGTATTCGACATTGTGGGAAGACCTCACGCGGGAGCGTGTCAAGGACGCCTACATAGTAAGGTGCGCCACCGGCGGAGCGGTGGCGGTGCCTTGCACCCATAAGCTGGACAACGCCTGGGGCCAGTGATATGATATGTGCAGCGCTTTTTGCGCAAAGCAAATAGTTTGGAGGTAAGAAATTGCGAGGTACGGTAAAGTGGTTCAACGCTGAGAAGGGCTACGGATTCATCAGCAAGGAAGACGGCACCGGAGACGTTTTCGTCCATTACACCGCCATCCAGTCCGAGGGCTTCAGGAGCCTCAACGAGGGCGATGTCGTGGAGTTCGACGTCGAAGAGGGACGCAAAGGCCCGCAGGCCCAGAACGTGACGAAGGTTGTCTGAAACTGTAATACAGTGATAATGACAATCGAACAGAACTGCCGCTCTGGGGCGGCAGTTCTGTTGTTTAACGGGGCTGGACCCGGCTGTTCGGGCCGGATGCCCTACTCCATCTTCTTGATCCCGTCAGCGCGGGCGTCGCCCTCCCGTGTTACGAAGGTCTTGCAGCAGGTATCCATGCAGCTTTTCACCGGTGTGTGCGGGAAATCGGCCGCCTGCAGGGCGTTGAAGGTGTGGGGCGTGGTATCCCCGGTCCTATCGGAACTCACCATTATCTGCTCCGCGTTGCAGTAGTTGTCCTTCGCCCAGTAGTGGCAGTTGTTCACGCTGCACCTGATGGCTTTGTTTGCCACGGTATCACCTCCGGTTCTGTTTTTCCCGAACGTTACGTCAAGTATACTGTGCTTTACTTACGTGCGGCTGTCCGCTAGGATGTGGACAAAGGTTGCCAAAAATCGAGGCAAGGAACACAGACACGGGAGGGTCACATCATGTCACAGTTCAAGGTGTTCGTCACGCGAGAGATACCGCGGGCAGGTCTTGACCTGCTGGGAACGAGGTGCGAGTTCACGGTAGGGTCGTATGAGGAAAAGCCGCTCGCGGAGGCCGAGATAAGGAATGGACTGAAGGGGGCAGACGCGCTCCTTTGCCTCCTGACCGAACGAATCACGAGGGAGATCCTCTCCGACTGCCACGTCAAGATCGTCGCCAACGCTGCGGTTGGATACGATAACATCGATGTCAAGGCCGCGACCGAACTCGGTATCCCCGTCACGAACACGCCGGGAGTTCTCACGGAGACCACGGCGGACTTCGCGTTCTCCCTGCTCATGTCGTCGGCAAGGAGAATCGCGGAGGCGGACAGGTTCGTCAGGGCCGGGAAGTTCACCGGCTGGGGTATGATGATGCTCCTCGGCAACGACGTGTACGGCAAGACCCTGGGCATCGTGGGCATGGGCCGGATCGGGCGCGCGGTCGCGAAGCGCGGCAAGGGATTCGGGATGAAGATAGTCTACACTGACCAGGCGCGGAATCCCGAGGCAGAGGCCGAACTCGGCGCGGAGTTCGTCTCGAAGGAGACGCTGTTCAGGTCGGCCGACTTCGTCTCCCTCCACGTCCCGCTCACGCCCGAGACGCGCCACTTCGTGGGTGCCGCTGAGTTCGCACTGATGAAGCCCACCTCCCACCTGATCAATACTGCCAGAGGGCCGGTCGTCGACGAGCAGGCCCTGCTTCAGGCGCTCAAGGACAGGAAGATCGCCGGCGCCGGCCTTGACGTGTACGAGCGCGAACCTCAGGTGACAGCCGGCTTGATGGAACTGGACAACGTCACCCTCGCCCCGCACCTCGCGAGCGCGAGCGTGGAAACGCGGTCGCGAATGGCCACCATGGCCGTGGAGAACATCTTCGCGGTTATGGACGGCCGGCGTCCTCCGAATCTGGTAAACCCCGACGTCTACGCAGCGCGAGGCTGAGCTCGCTCTCCCGCCGCGAAAGAGAGAATAGGGGCAAGAAACGCCCCTATTCTCCCCCAACCAGATGAGCAAAAATCGGTGGCTACTCGACCTCCGGCTGGTAGAACACGCAGACGCATGCTCCAGCTACGTTGGCTGCTGCGACAATGCTGATAAGGGTTGCAAGGATGGTAAGTACCTTCTTCATGGTGTCACCTCCCCGCGAGTTGTGCGGTGGTTAGCCGCCGGTTTCCGCTCAAGGCCTCTCTAGTCGACGCCAACGGCATCAAGTAAACTGTCAACTCCCATTATCAGGCGGGCGCCGGGTTCCGTCACACTGCACGACTGCCAAAGGCAACCGGCGGCAACAGCACCTGCGATGGAAGACGCAAACGAGGAATGCCCTAAGTATTGGAGTGATAACAACAAGTAAGTCAGCAGAACGAAGACTGCTACCGGACGGAATCTCAGGTTTCTCAAGTCCCTCGAGTCTCGTGGGGCGGTCCGGGCAAACAGACACGCCGCCGACACAGTATAGGTTGCCGCGACAAAGATAGGACTCGTGGCCAAACCGTGGACAGCGGCGGCTTTCCCGATTGTACTGTAGACGACAACAGTCACCAGCGCGCACCTGCCGGAGGTGCTGCAGTGGGCCCCGGCCGAGAACACGCGCAGAATGAACGCGGCCGCAGCTGCGGTAAGGCCCTGGGCAAACGAGCCCAGAAGAAAAGACACCGCGGCTACCAGCCCCATCCCTGTAAGCCACGAGAACACGATGTCGAATCCAAACCGCAGGGTCTTTTCATGGGCGGCCCCCAGATCGAGTTGCCCAGCAAGCCACCGTCCTGCAGCCGCAGCAGCCGGAGTCGTGTTAAGCAGCCGGATGCGTCTTGCTTGCATGCCTACGAGTCCTCACTCCTCGAATCCAAAGCACGAGCATAACGTAGAGGGCCAGGACTGTCGGCGTCACAAGGCCGAAGACCGACCTCATAGCTATGTTAGCCAGCATGTCCTCGATGTGAATCCCAAGCACTCTGAGTACATAGAAGCATACGACTTCCTCTACAAATAGGAACAGCGTGAATCCGCCGAACGTGGCGCACGAGGCTGTCAAGAACGGTGGTCTGAACATGTAATAGATCAACGGAAGCAACACAAACATCATGAGAATAGTGTGAATTCCAAACCGTAGCGGCATGATCCGGATGACTTGAGCCGCAGTCGTGCCGATTACTCCAACGATCATGAGCCTCCTAAGATCGAATCTGATCCCCCAAGTTGCCATGCCGGCTGCGGATATTGTCATAAACTCGAGCCAGCCATGAATGATGGTTACTGCCAATGATGCTGCGTCCATCTGCTGCCTCCTCTACAAGCTCCCCCCGAAAGCCCATTTCTCTGGTCGTTTCCTGCAGTTTCGGCGAACCTGGCAGAATTACCTTCTGATGGTCCGCGTTTCCAGCAGGAGAACTCGTGTTTCCGCCGGAAAACCGCAATGAGTACGGGACTTGACCAATGGGATCTGACGGAGGTCATCGAGGATGGCTGAACGTGCTGACTGGATTCTGATTAACGCGACCATCCATACTGTCTCGTCTGGAGTTGCCCGTGCGATGGCACTGCGGGACGGCCGTGTCATGGTGGTCGGAGAGCGCGAGCTCGTTAAGGGTTACGCGGGCCCGCGCACGAGGGTCACCGACCTCGGCGGTGCGACGGTGGTCCCCGGACTGATAGATTCCCACCTGCACTTCGAGAAACTTGGGATGGCGAACCTGCAACTCGACTTCGCTCTGAAATCGAAGGACGAGACACTTGACATTCTGGCGGAGGCAGCGCGGGCAACGGCTACGGGCAAATGGTTGGAGGGCCGCGGCTGGAACAACGCGCTCTGGCCGGGCGGCGAGTACCCGACTCGTCACGACCTGGACAGGGTGAGCCCGTCCAATCCGGTGTTCCTCAAGAGGGCCTGCGGTCACGCATGCTGGGTCAACTCGCTCGCCCTGGCTATGGCCGGCGTGGACCGGAACACGCCCGACCCACCGGACGGCGAGATCGTCCGTGACGAGACGGGCGAGGCGACGGGTATCCTCGTCGAGAAGGCCATGGCGCTGGTGTCCAGGGTTATTCCCCCACCCGGCGCCGCCGAGCGCAAGAGGGCGATGGTGGAGGCGGACAGGCTCTGTCTCGCCGCCGGCCTCACCGGTATCCACGACGCGGGGGTGGACCTCGAAACAATCCCGCTCATCGAGGACCTGTTGAAGGAGGACGCCGTGCGCGTCCGCCTGTACGAGATGCTTCTCTGGGACGTCACCGGCCGTAATTATCTCAGGGAAGCCAGACCGGTCGCCAGCCGGTTCCATGACCGACTCACGGTGCGGTGTATCAAGGCGATCGCGGACGGCTCCCTGGGCACCCGCAGCGCGGCAATGCTGGATGGTTACTCCGACAGGCCGGATTGGTCCGGCGTCGTGAATTACTCGGAGGAACAGGTATCGGAAATGATAACCTCCTGCCTCGAGTCGGGGTGGCAGCTGGCACTCCACTGCATCGGCGACAGGGCGAACCGCCTGTTCCTCGACCAATACGAAGAGGCGGCGTGGGCCCGCGGCCTCGCGGGGCGGCCTACGGGTGACTCTCCGCGGTTCAGGTGCGAGCACGCGCAGGTGGTCGCCCCTGGCGACATACCGAGGTTCGCGTCTCTCGGCATCATCCCTTCAATGCAGCCCGTGCACGCCAGTTCGGATATGAACATGGCGGAATCCCGGGTCGGAGCAGAGAGGGTCCATGGGGCCTACGCCTGGCGTTCGTTCCTGGCTACGGGCGCGAGGATCCCCGCCGGGAGCGACGCGCCCGTCGAATCCCCGAATCCGTTCTGGGGGATCTATGCAGCTGTAACCAGGCAGGACTTCAACGGCAACCCGCCGGGCGGGTGGTACCCGGAGCAGCGTATGTCGAGACAGGAGGCGCTCCGCGCGTTCACTATCGACGCCGCGTACGCCGCATTTGAGGAGGACCTCAAGGGTTCGTTCGAGCCCGGAAAGTTGGCAGATGCGGTGATTATCGACCGGGACATCATGACCTGCCCCGCGCTGGAGATCCGTGACACCAGGGTCCTGGGCACGATCTCCGGCGGCAGGATGGTCTACAGGTCAGCCGATCTCGCTGTCCCCGAATGACGCTCAGGGTCGCGGCGAGCCAGCAGGTATCGGCCGTGTCACCGGGGAATACCTATTGACGCCCGGTGCCTCGCGAAGGAGGGCCCGCGCGCGGCAGGTGTACTCATGGCAACCCTGTTTCAGATGTTGAGCAAGCACTTTCTCGGCGGCATCAGATACGTGTGGATCGCGGCCCTCCCCGTGTCCGAACTGCGGGTCGCCATCCCTCTCGCGATACACGCCGGGGTCAATCCATTTGAGGCCTTGGCTTTGTGCGTAATCGGAAACCTCCTCCCCGTCCTGCCTCTACTGTGGGTATTCCAGCCGGTCACCTCGTGGCTCCGGAGACACGCCGCGCTCAAGCGGCCCGTTGAGTGGATGTGGGCCAGCAATCTCAGGAAATCCCGCTCGATCCGCGCTTACGGCCTCGTGGGGCTCGCCGTGTTTGTCGCCATACCGGCTCCCGGTACGGGCGCGTGGACGGGGGCAATCATTGCCTCTCTGCTCAAGATGCCGTTCTGGTCTTCGGCGGTTGCCCTTTCCATGGGCGTCGTGATCGCGGGGATAATCGTGACGGCCCTCAGTGTCATGGCCCTCTAAGCCCCCATGAAAAGGCCGAGCGCCCGGGCGGTTATTCCCCGGGCGCCCTGGGTGTCGATCAGAAGTCGCCGAAGATGAGAAGGATCAGGATCAGGAAGATGATGAACGCGAAGTTCCCTCCGAAGAAACTGCCGCCTTTACCCTCTACCACTGGTGTACCCCCCTTTCACTTGCACCTGCATTTTATGCGGGGGGCTATGCAGCCGTTACATAAGTGACGCTTACGGCTACACCGCTTGCTGCCGCGCCGCTTACGGCTACACCTCTTGCGGCCAGGGCGGGGCCGCTCAATGCTCAGGGCAGTCCCCGCGAGAGCAACCTCTCGACGAGCCGCACGTCGGCTCCAACCATCCGCCCGTCGTCCAGTTCACGGAGGCCTTCAAGGTCCACCCACCTGACGGATTCGCACTCGAGGGCTCGGGGCTCCCCGTCAACGATGGCGCACCTGTAGCACAGCAGCAGGACGCGGGACTCAGGGTAATCGTGGAAGAAAGCGTGATAGATGTCACCCGCCCTCACTTCTATACCGAGTTCCTCGCGGAGTTCGCGCTCAATGCACTGTTCGGGGGACTCGCCCGGCTCGATTTTCCCGCCCGGGAACTCCCACTTGTACGCCAGGTCGGAGCCTCTCCGCCTCTGCGCGATCAGCACCTTCCCCTCCCGCTCGACGATGCCGGCCGTGACGATGACGGTCGGGCGGGCACGTTCGTCTCCATACTGCAACACCTATTCCTCCATCGTGGCTCCCCCGCGGCGTGGCGCGGAGGACGTCAAGTACGCGAACAACGCGGCCGCCCCTACCATCACGGCCGCGGCGAGATAGAACGCCGGAGCGGGGTCCCCCGAGGGCGTGGCCAGGAAGCCAGCCGCAACAGGCCCGAGGCTGCCTCCCACCAGCGCGACACAACCGTGCAGCGATGATGCCGCTCCCCTATACGATTCCCCAGCACACTCTATGATGATCGACAAGAGCGACGGGTTTACGAGGCCCGAGCCCGCGCCCCAGAACGCGAACATGAGGGCCATGGAGCCCTCCGACCATGCCAGGGCCATGCCGCACGCCGCGATCGTGAGCAAGGCAAACCCCACCATCGTGAGCATCCTGGAAGAGAATCTCTCCGTGAGCCTCCTCAGGCTGAGCGCGGAGGCAGCCCAGGTAATTCCCATCGGGATCATGAGCAGCCCCGCCAGGAAGCTCGAACCGCGAAGGCGCAGCGCGACCATGAACGGCGCCGACGTGAGGAGCACGAAGTACGCGCCCGTGGCCGCGAACTTCGCCACCAGCGCGGCCAGCATGGCTCGCGACCCAAGGACTGGTGCGAGCCCCCGGGCGTATTCCGCCGTGCCACGCCTCGACAAACACGGGCGGGGCAGGACTGCGACGCAGAGAACGGCGGCGGGGATGGCAAGCGCGTACACGGCAAACGGGGCTTTCCAGCCCAGTTGCGCGAGGGCGCCCCCCACGAGGGGGACGGCCACCTCCGAAATGGCTATCGTCCCCGTCACCGTCCCGAGCACCCTGTTCCTGTCCTGCGGACAGGTATAGGCGTCTCCGATGAGGCCGTAGACACTCGACATGAGGCCGGCGCCGCCGACTCCCTGCACGGCCCGACCCGCCAGGATCATCCCGAAATCCCTGGTGAACAGGGGCAAGACGCCACCGCCGGCGTACAGTAACAGCGCGGGGATGAGCACCCTCTTGCGGCCGGCGCTGTCGGCGGCCATCCCCACGAACAACGCGGAGATACCCGAGCTGATGGTGTAGGCTGTAATCAGCATCCCGACCACGGGTCGCGTGACGCCGAGGCCGGTTGCCACCAGGGGCAATCCGGGGACGATTATGGAGTTCGGCGTCATCGCCACCACGGTGACGAAGAGGAGCGCCGGGACGAGAAGTGCGTTCGAAATGTCCAACGGAACCACCAAGAGCGAATTCTCCTTGGCTTCGCGGTTTCCTGCCCGGGCCGGAGGCTGCCGTCGCGCACGGCGAGAAGGCCGCGGAGGTCCCGGCGTAGAACTCACATGCTCCACGACGGTTTCCCCGGGAGGTGTCGATAGTGTCAGGAGTGGCTCGAAACATCGCGGAGGGGCGGTTCCGGATCGGGATGGTGGGGTTCGGGAACGCCGGAAGGGAATTCGCGCGAATCCTCCTCGAGCGGGGAGACGAGCTGGGGCGTCAGGCCGGCGTCAGGCTGCTCGTCACCGGGATCCACACCCGCACCAGGGGAACGGTGTCCGACGGGGAAGGGATCGACCTCGCGGCCGCGCTCGAGCACCTCGACGAGACGGGCCGCCTGCCGTCCGCCGGGGAACACGCGCCGGAAACGAGGGATTCCGTCTCTTTCATCCGCTCGTGCCCCGCGGACGCGATAGTCGAAGTTACTACGCTGGACGTCATGAGCGGCGAGCCCGCTACCACCCACATCGAGACCGCCTTCCGCGTGGGGATGCACGTCGTCACGGCCAACAAGGGGCCAATCGCGTGGCATTACCGGCGCCTTGATGCCCTCGCCCGCGAGGCCGGGAGGCGGCTCCTGTTCGAGTCGACGGTCATGGACGGTGCGCCCGTCTTCAACCTGGTGAGGCGATGTCTCAAGGGGTGCTCCATAAGCGGTTTCACCGGCATCCTGAACTCGACGACGAACTTCATCCTGGACCGCGTCAACGCGGGGGAATCGTTCGATTCGGCCTTGAGGCGGGCGCAGGCAATGGGCATCGCCGAAGCGGACCCGAGTCTCGACATCGACGGGTGGGACTCGGCGGCCAAGACCGCGGCCCTGATGAACGTACTAATGGACGCCGGTGTGACCCCCCTCGACATCCGGCGGGAGGGCATACGGGGCGTCACCCGCCCCCGAGGCCCGCTCAGGCTGGTGTGTCGCGGCGGTCGCCAGGGCGGCAGCGTCCGGCTCGAGACCGTCCCCGAGGGGCACCTGTTCACGACCGTCGCGGGGACCTCATCAGTTCTCGTGCTCCATACCGACCTGATGGGTGATCTCGTGATCGTCGAGAACGAGCCGGGCGTCACGCAAACTGCCTACGGAATACTGAGCGACATACTGGAACTCACAGGCAATTAACGTCGCACCAACCCCCTGCATATTATGTAATGCTTAAACGGAATCAGGGGGGTTTGCATGATGAGAGGCACAACGAGAGCGCCGGCGACTCTTCCGGTAACGTCGCCGATCACTTCACCGTTGCCGTCGCCCGCTCCGACACCCGGCTTCCCGCCGGTAGTTTCGCCAATAGTCTCTCCCATCACCGAACCGATCGGGTCGTTCCCGCCTACCTGCCCGCCGATGTTCCCGGTCGCGCCGATAACACCGCCGATGTATCCACCAAGTCCGCTAATGCCGCCCGTATGCCCCCCAATGGGGCCTCTTTACCCTCCGGGCTACGGGTGGGCCGGCATGCCGGGGTATCCTTGTATGCCCGGGATGATCGGCGGGGAATACGCTGAGGCCTGCCCGCCCATGGGTGGCTACGGCGGAATGCCTGGCGGGATGATGCCGTACGGCGGGATGATGCCGTATGGCGGGATGATGCCGTATGGCGGGATGATGCCGTACGGCGGGATGCCGGGTGGAATGTACGGTGACATGTACGGCGGAGCACCCTGCATGTGCCCGAGGTGCGGGTACATGCACAGGTACGGCGAAGCACCGTGCGGCACGCCAGGCGGGTGCGGTTGACGGCCGGCAATGGCACTCGTGGTCCGAGAACACAACGCAAGGAGGGTAGAGCATGGATAGCTGGGACTACTACGGAGATGACCCGGTGGCCTCGCAGCAGATGGGCTTCCCGTTCGGTTTCGGGTTCAGGAGGCCTTTCTTCCCTTTCTTCCGCTTCTTTCCGTTCTTCTTCTTCCCGTTCTTCTTCTTCCCACGGCGCCGTCGCTGGGGGTGGGGCAGCCCATGGTGGGGTGGCGGATGGGGTTGGTGATTGCGCCTTAAACTTGAGGGCCGGCATTGGCCGGCCCTTTCAATTCAACCACCCCGCGCTGCTAGTCGCCTCGCGCGTGTGCGGCGCTCCATCAGCCCTTCCCATGCGCGGCGTACCTCGCGCACGCGTCATCGATCTCCTTCTCCGCGAATTCCCTGTCGCGCCAGCCCTCGACGCGCGTGACCTTTCCTTCGAGGCTCTTGTAAGTGGCGAAGAAGTCTTCGATCTCCCTTCTGACGTGGGAACCAAGATGCCCAAGTTCCCGTAGCTCGTCGTTCCGCGGGTCGCGCACCGCGACCGAGATGATCTTGACGTCCCTGCCCTTTTCGTCCTCCATCAGCAGGGCGCCGACCACCCTCGCGCGCACGAGACACCCTGGGAACGTCGGCACTGCCAGGACCACCATAATGTCAATGGGATCGCCGTCCTCCGCCAACGTTCCAGGGATGTATCCGTAATCGGTGGGGTAATGCACGGAGGAATAGAGCACCCTGTCGAGCACGAACATCCGCCTCGACTCGTCGTATTCATACTTGTTGACGCTGAACTTGGGTATCTCGACTACCACGTCGACGTCCACTGTTTCACCCGCTCCTAGTATGTCTCACGCGAGGAACATCCTGCTGGGCCTGTCGGCCGGGGCCACCTCGACGTCCACGTCGAACCTGCGCGCGAGGGCGGAGTTCGCTGCGCGGAGCGCCAGTTGGGGGCGGTTGCAGTCGAGGCTCAAGTGCGACAGGAGAATCACCCTCGTCTCGTGCGTGACTACCTCGGACAGCGCCCGGGCCGCCTGATCGTTGGACAGGTGCCCGACGTCGCTCAGCACGCGGTATATCAGCCTCGCCGCCCTGCCGGAACTAAGTTCCATCGCCCTGTCGTGGTTGCTCTCGAAGATGAGGTGCGTCGAATCGCGCACGGCGTCCGCCACTTCCGGAGGGACGCACCCGAGGTCGGTTACT
This window encodes:
- a CDS encoding inorganic diphosphatase, whose product is MDVDVVVEIPKFSVNKYEYDESRRMFVLDRVLYSSVHYPTDYGYIPGTLAEDGDPIDIMVVLAVPTFPGCLVRARVVGALLMEDEKGRDVKIISVAVRDPRNDELRELGHLGSHVRREIEDFFATYKSLEGKVTRVEGWRDREFAEKEIDDACARYAAHGKG